The Desulfotignum phosphitoxidans DSM 13687 genomic sequence CCTTGTTATTTGAAAAAAAGAATGGATATGAAACCCAGACAGTTATTGATGATCCGTTTTCTGGTCGGTATGTCAATCATCGTGCTGATGAGTGCGATGTGGGGGTGCGCTGATAAGCCGTCCCGGACATCATCTCAAGATCCGTCCGCAACAAAAATTCAAACCCCTGGCCCGACTGCGCAAACTGCGGCCCGGGTGGAAACACTGGAAACCAAAGCCATCGCGTTGATGCAATCCGGTGAATTGGAAGCGGCGCTTCATGCCTATAACCAGGCACTGGCCCTGAATCCGGAAACACCGCAGAAAAATCGAATCATGAACGGAATCGATCAGGTACTGGCCGAAATGCCCTCGGATTTGATTCAGACTTTTATTGAAACACCGGATCTGGCGGTACCGGAACCCTTGCTGCAATACTGGCTGGGAGTCATCCTTGCCCAGGAAACGAAGTATGCAAAAGCCGTGGACGTATTGACCCGGTTTATGGATCTTTGGCCGGATCATTCCCGGGTTCCGGAGGCACAGGCATGGGTGGCATGGATCCGGCAGGATCGGTTTAAAAAAGACACCATCGGATGTCTGCTGCCGTTGTCCGGCAAATATGCGATTTACGGCCAGAAAGCGTTGAAAGGCATTCACCTGGCCATTCAGGATTTGGCTGAGGCCCACAACCGCAAATTCAATATTGTCATCAAAGATACTCAAGGGGATCCGGATATTGCTGCCGCATGTGTGGATGAGCTGGATCAAGCCAATGTCGCCGGGATTATCGGCCCGCTTCTGGCTGCGGATGAGGCCGGTGCCCGTGCCCAGGAATTGAAAATCCCGCTGATTGCGCTGACCCAGAAGCAAGACTTTGCATTGTCCGGAGAGTATCTGTTTTCCAATTTTATCACTCCCGGGATGCAGGTACAGACCCTGGCAGCATATGTATTCAGAACACTGGGCCTGGAAAAGGTCGCCATCCTTTACCCGGATGAGCCTTATGGCAGGCGCTATATGAAACTGTTTTCACAAGCTGCGGCCGAATATGGCGCTGAAGTGGTGGGTATGCAGACGTATGACGGCAAAAGCAATGATTTCACGGAACCCGTCCGCAAACTCATAAAACGGTTGAGCCAGCCATCGGATTCATCCGGTTCCGTCATTCTTGAGTTCGAAGCTTTGTTCATACCGGATTCCGCATCCCGGATCAATATGATTCTTCCCCAACTGGCTTTTCATGACGCCCGGGGTATGGTGCTGCTGGGAACCAATCTGTGGCATCACCCAAGTCTGCTGGATCAAACCAAAAGATACAACCAGAATACCATTATCACGGACGGGTATTTTGAACACAGCCAAAAGCCGGCCACGGTCCGGTTCACCCAGCGCTTTTCAAACCTGTACGGCGAATCCCCCGGTTTGCTGGAAGCCATTTTTTATGATACGACCCGGATCCTGATTTCAACCGCCATGGACCCTTTGGTGAATTCCCGCCAGGATCTGAAAGACGCCCTTCTGGAAGAAAGAATATTTGAAGGGGCCACCGGCAAAACGCTTTTCAACAGCAACGGCACGGCCCGTAAAGAGCTGTTTCTGATCACCATAAAAAATGACCGGTTTGTGGAACTGGACCGTTGATCCGGCAGTGACTTATCCGCCGAAGTACACATCCTGACCCGTGGCCTCCAGTACCGACTGCCACAGCCGGCCGTTGGGATCCAGTCGTTTCTGCCGCCCGGCAGACGCTTCCATGGGTACATGCACGTAATGGTTGTTCCAGTAACTGATGAGCAGTTTGGTTTTGCCGGCCATGCCGGCATGGACCGCATCGCGTCCCAGCAGACCGCAGAATACACTGTCATTGGCGTTGGCTGCCAGACTGCGGATGATATAGGCAGGATCAATATATTTCAGGGAAACATCCATATTTTTTGACTTGAACCATTCGGTGATTTTATCCTTGAGAAACAGACCGATATCCTGAAGCACGATATTACCGGAAGGATCGTATTTTTTTTCCTTTTTTTCGAAAAAATTCTGTCCGGCGCCTTCCGCCACGATCACCACGGCATGGTTCCGGGTTTTGACCCGGTTTTCCAGTGCCTGAAGAAACCCGTTATCCCCATATAGATCAATATCCACTTCCGGGATCAGCACAAAATTGGCATCCTGCTGGGCCAGTGCCGCCGTGGCCGCCAGAAAACCTGAATGACGGCCCATGAGCTTGATCAGCCCGATGCCGTTGGGATAGGCTTCTGATTCATTATGCGCGCCCTTGATCGCCAGGGTGGCCACATCCACTGCAGAATCGAACCCAAAGGACCGGGATACCAGAAAAATATCATTGTCAATGGTTTTGGGAATTCCCACCACCGAGATCTTTAAATTTCTTTTCTCAATTTCTTCGGCAATTTTTTTGGATGCCATCAGGGTGCCGTCTCCCCCCACCATGAACAGAATCCCGATGCTCATGCGTTCCAGACAGTCTACCACCACACCGATATCCTGGCTGCCCCGGGAAGATCCCAGAATGGTCCCGCCTCTGTCCTGAATACCGGCCACTGTCTCAGGCGTGAGATCCAGAATGTCGTGACCGTAATCCGGAATGAATCCCTGGAGTCCGTGGCGGATGCCATAAATGGTTTTGACATGATAGATGTGGTACAGCTCCAGCACCACGGCACGTATAATGTCATTGAGACCCGGACACAGTCCCCCGCAGGTCACAATAGCGCATTTGAGCTTGCTGGGATCAAAATAGATCTTTTCCCTGGGACCGGCCTGTTCAAAACTGAGCAACGCCTGACAGGTATCCACAGCATCCTGGATATATTCCGTCTGAACATCCACAATGATCCGAGAATCATCAGAAATAAAGGATTGCCGCCGCTGGGTCGACCGGGTCACCCGTTTGATGGGAGAAACAATATTGGCCTTTCCAAGCACCGGAATATCCGTACACAAATCATGGGGTATC encodes the following:
- a CDS encoding ATP-dependent 6-phosphofructokinase; amino-acid sequence: MIPHDLCTDIPVLGKANIVSPIKRVTRSTQRRQSFISDDSRIIVDVQTEYIQDAVDTCQALLSFEQAGPREKIYFDPSKLKCAIVTCGGLCPGLNDIIRAVVLELYHIYHVKTIYGIRHGLQGFIPDYGHDILDLTPETVAGIQDRGGTILGSSRGSQDIGVVVDCLERMSIGILFMVGGDGTLMASKKIAEEIEKRNLKISVVGIPKTIDNDIFLVSRSFGFDSAVDVATLAIKGAHNESEAYPNGIGLIKLMGRHSGFLAATAALAQQDANFVLIPEVDIDLYGDNGFLQALENRVKTRNHAVVIVAEGAGQNFFEKKEKKYDPSGNIVLQDIGLFLKDKITEWFKSKNMDVSLKYIDPAYIIRSLAANANDSVFCGLLGRDAVHAGMAGKTKLLISYWNNHYVHVPMEASAGRQKRLDPNGRLWQSVLEATGQDVYFGG
- a CDS encoding penicillin-binding protein activator, giving the protein MKPRQLLMIRFLVGMSIIVLMSAMWGCADKPSRTSSQDPSATKIQTPGPTAQTAARVETLETKAIALMQSGELEAALHAYNQALALNPETPQKNRIMNGIDQVLAEMPSDLIQTFIETPDLAVPEPLLQYWLGVILAQETKYAKAVDVLTRFMDLWPDHSRVPEAQAWVAWIRQDRFKKDTIGCLLPLSGKYAIYGQKALKGIHLAIQDLAEAHNRKFNIVIKDTQGDPDIAAACVDELDQANVAGIIGPLLAADEAGARAQELKIPLIALTQKQDFALSGEYLFSNFITPGMQVQTLAAYVFRTLGLEKVAILYPDEPYGRRYMKLFSQAAAEYGAEVVGMQTYDGKSNDFTEPVRKLIKRLSQPSDSSGSVILEFEALFIPDSASRINMILPQLAFHDARGMVLLGTNLWHHPSLLDQTKRYNQNTIITDGYFEHSQKPATVRFTQRFSNLYGESPGLLEAIFYDTTRILISTAMDPLVNSRQDLKDALLEERIFEGATGKTLFNSNGTARKELFLITIKNDRFVELDR